A stretch of DNA from Anopheles ziemanni chromosome 3, idAnoZiCoDA_A2_x.2, whole genome shotgun sequence:
CTAGTAGCAATTGGATGTTCCATGCAAGAAATCATAATATGCAAGGTGctttcagaaaaagaaaggaaaatgacAAATAATAGAACCGAACAACACATTATGCAAAAACAACTGCCGTggcaaacattaaatcataaaCCCTTAAGCATCAACTAATCACAAATTACGTTTCCAAAGCCAGCGCTCAGAGTGCCGGTTCAAGGGGTGGGGAAGAAGGTGTCCTCGATATCGAGCAGGTCACTCAGGGAAACAGCACTTCCTCGGGGAAGCGCTCCAGGATTTTGTTGCCTGTCCGCTTGAATATCCTCTGCAGGGCTTTCTCGATCAGCGGGATCAGCTCGGTGCTGAGCAGGTTGAAGTTCTGGTTGATGGTTTCGTTGATGATTTCGCCTACAAGAGAGGGACAGCGGGAGTGAGAATGAGAACGAAGCAAATTGACGAAAGGATGTTGCAATTTTTAGCACTCCATCCACTCACCAAGCACTCGATCTCCACCGAAAAGGTTTTCAAGTTTAATCCGTCCGTCGGAAACTCGGATCTTGATGTCGAGTTTGGCGAGCGACAGATGATCCTTTCCGTTGATACGCTTGCGGTCTCCCTTGATTCGCACGCTACCGATTCCTTGGGCTGAAACGGGACAGGTTTGTTACATCCTTTGGGTCGCATTTTCGACATAAATTAACTTACTGAAGTTTCCAGTGAACTTGCCGGAACCCTTCACCGGAAGCAGCAGGATCCTTCCATCCACGATGTACCGTCCCTCGACGTACAGATGCGGCAGCTCCAACTCGAACGAGTAGATCTTTCCGTACTCTACGACACTACaattgaacaaacaaacactcctTAGAATTCAGACCCTTTTTGAAATGATCTTCAGGAAGTCCACTCACGTCAGCTTCTTCAGCTTAAAGTTCGAGGGGCCGTAAGCCTTGATGTCCTTCGCGGAGATGCTCACACCCTGACCGGGCACACTTTCCGCCACGATGAGGTCCCCTAAGAGGATCGGGTCGATCGAGGGAATGTCGAGCTCGGGGATACCGCGGGCCAGATGAGGGCGTAACGTTTCGATCGATTCCTTCATGCACTCGGTCAACTTAGGATCCTCCCGGTGGCAAACATGGAGATATTCCGCTGGAAAGAAGAACGGGAACCAGGTGAATGTTAAGTAAAGATTCTTCCGAAGAAAGAGTCGATAAAACTTACGAAGGTCCACTGCATTAGTAGCTTCAATCGCAGCAACGAGTG
This window harbors:
- the LOC131286055 gene encoding circadian clock-controlled protein daywake, whose protein sequence is MSWLLLALVAAIEATNAVDLPEYLHVCHREDPKLTECMKESIETLRPHLARGIPELDIPSIDPILLGDLIVAESVPGQGVSISAKDIKAYGPSNFKLKKLTVVEYGKIYSFELELPHLYVEGRYIVDGRILLLPVKGSGKFTGNFTQGIGSVRIKGDRKRINGKDHLSLAKLDIKIRVSDGRIKLENLFGGDRVLGEIINETINQNFNLLSTELIPLIEKALQRIFKRTGNKILERFPEEVLFP